One segment of Polaribacter huanghezhanensis DNA contains the following:
- a CDS encoding acyl-ACP desaturase, with amino-acid sequence MSIHNIRREVMLNLEKSIDTFVDKFLITPEKIWQPTDFLPNSQKDSFIDEVKEIQELSKELDDDFWVVLVGDTITEEALPTYESWLLDIEGVSQQPDNGWAKWIRAWTSEENRHGDVLNKYLYLSGRVNMREVEITTQHLIADGFDIGTASDPYKNFIYTSFQELATYISHNNVAKIARKKGHKALAKMSKIIAGDEMRHHIAYSEFVKEIFKIDPSEMMLAFQHMMKYKIVMPALHLRESFGAKGGLFDQFSTIAQRVGVYTGFDYVDILQKLNTTWEIDKITNLTPEAEKARDWLLKLPERMYRITERIVVPDTTYNFKWMNPVT; translated from the coding sequence ATGTCTATACATAATATTAGAAGAGAAGTAATGCTAAACCTAGAGAAAAGCATTGATACTTTCGTTGATAAATTTTTAATCACACCAGAAAAAATTTGGCAACCAACCGATTTTTTGCCAAATTCTCAAAAAGATTCTTTTATTGATGAGGTAAAAGAAATTCAAGAGCTCTCTAAAGAATTAGATGATGATTTTTGGGTAGTTTTGGTTGGAGATACCATTACAGAAGAGGCTTTACCAACTTACGAATCTTGGTTGTTAGACATAGAAGGTGTTTCTCAACAACCTGATAATGGCTGGGCAAAATGGATTAGAGCTTGGACTTCTGAAGAAAATAGACACGGAGATGTGCTAAATAAATACTTGTATTTATCTGGTAGAGTAAATATGAGAGAAGTAGAAATTACTACACAACATTTAATTGCAGACGGATTTGATATAGGAACAGCTTCTGATCCTTATAAAAACTTTATCTATACTAGCTTTCAAGAATTAGCAACATACATTTCGCACAATAATGTGGCAAAAATTGCACGTAAAAAAGGGCATAAAGCATTGGCTAAAATGTCTAAAATTATTGCTGGTGATGAAATGCGTCATCATATTGCTTATTCAGAATTTGTAAAAGAAATTTTTAAGATTGATCCAAGCGAAATGATGTTGGCGTTTCAACACATGATGAAATACAAGATTGTAATGCCTGCATTACACTTAAGAGAGTCTTTTGGCGCTAAAGGTGGGTTGTTTGATCAATTCTCTACAATAGCACAAAGAGTTGGTGTATATACGGGTTTTGACTATGTAGACATCTTACAAAAACTAAATACAACTTGGGAAATTGATAAAATAACCAACTTAACTCCGGAGGCAGAAAAAGCGAGAGATTGGTTGTTAAAACTCCCTGAAAGAATGTATCGAATTACTGAAAGAATTGTAGTTCCAGATACAACATACAATTTTAAATGGATGAATCCAGTAACATAA
- a CDS encoding amidohydrolase, whose translation MQTDLQIAIIQKDLVWENAIKNKAKLDVLLEDIQNVDVIILPEMFTTGFSMVPKPLAEDMNGETVDWMQQKAAHFDAAVVGSIIINNKGRYYNRMLFVHPKGKIETYDKRHTFTLAGEHKAYTSGKNKLIVDYKGWKICPLICYDLRFPVWSRNVEEYDLLIYVANWPIPRINAWKTLLKARAIENMSYCIGVNRVGVDTNGYEYNGNSMAIDFLGNELTEVVENEEKIIYATLSKNKLRNVRTKLPFLEDKDQFTIH comes from the coding sequence ATGCAAACCGATTTACAAATAGCCATTATTCAGAAAGATTTAGTTTGGGAAAATGCTATTAAAAACAAGGCAAAACTAGATGTATTATTAGAAGACATTCAGAATGTTGATGTGATTATTCTACCAGAAATGTTTACCACAGGTTTTTCGATGGTGCCAAAGCCTTTAGCCGAAGACATGAATGGAGAAACTGTAGACTGGATGCAACAAAAAGCGGCACATTTTGATGCAGCAGTTGTTGGTAGCATCATTATAAATAATAAAGGGAGGTATTATAATAGAATGTTATTTGTGCACCCAAAGGGAAAAATTGAAACCTATGACAAACGACATACTTTTACATTAGCCGGAGAGCATAAAGCATATACTTCAGGAAAAAACAAATTGATTGTTGATTATAAAGGATGGAAAATTTGTCCATTAATTTGTTACGATTTGCGTTTTCCGGTTTGGTCAAGAAATGTAGAAGAGTATGACTTGTTGATTTATGTTGCAAATTGGCCAATACCAAGAATTAATGCGTGGAAAACACTCTTAAAAGCGCGTGCAATAGAAAACATGAGTTATTGTATTGGTGTAAATAGAGTTGGAGTGGATACAAATGGATATGAATATAATGGGAATTCTATGGCAATAGATTTCTTAGGAAATGAACTCACCGAAGTTGTAGAAAATGAAGAGAAAATTATCTACGCTACTTTAAGTAAAAATAAATTGAGAAATGTTAGAACTAAACTACCTTTCTTAGAAGATAAAGACCAATTTACAATACACTAA
- a CDS encoding TonB-dependent receptor, producing the protein MKNFKNLLLVALFFATAAVFGQTKITGKVVDETNQPLPSASVMVKGTTNGTSTDYDGNFTITANSNSGVIVVSFVGYNKKEVSFTSSKTSLGTIQLTEDANTLDEVVIQGVIDVAKDRETPVAVSTIKAAEIEEKLGSQEFPEILKSTPSVYATKSGGGFGDSRINIRGFNQENVAILINGVPVNDMENGRVYWSNWAGLSDVTSAMQVQRGLGSSKLAISSVGGTINVITKTSQQKEGANVSSSFGNDGYMKYVGSYSTGKLDNGLSASFLFSRTQGDGYVDGTKFLGYNYFIGVGYKINEKHSLEFTFTGAPQWHHQRSYAEKLSLYQQFGTSNDPNIKFNPAWGMYKGEEFSLRRNFYHKPVMSLNYDWKISDNSNLSTVLYASWGRGGGSGPIGDVNNIRDYDFRLRDAQGRVRFDDIAKWNAGGNVPDFGADRTSTINDRKNGLTRRASMNSHNWYGVIANFHKDASDNFSWDVGVDLRTYQGIHYRVVSNLLGATGYTDNRDKNNPNRSITSFVDPSPSFNPWANITNQQKIEYYNDGNVRWLGAFGQVEYKNDDVSAFLQGGISQQGFQRIDYFNLLVGSQKSGYENLMGGNIKGGMNWNINEAHNVFGNAGYYSKQPFFGAVYPNYNNNNTSVGLTNEKILGLELGYGYRSENYNVKVNAYRTSWKDRFQRTGGSAPGNFVDFSGIEQVHTGLEIESTGRFGKLTVDAMLSLGNYQYVGNVTGTEYDQNNAVVGVSGTTYYLDKVKVGDAAQTTARIGFTYKVSDKLKFDISQFYAASLYPSISASSFKTQVDNTQGSLKLPGYALVDAGVSYKFNLSEKVNARFRLNVNNLMDTRYISDGFTNIHATAGSTTYKGIDVNNRVYFGYGRTWNASMKFSF; encoded by the coding sequence ATGAAAAATTTTAAAAATTTATTATTAGTAGCGTTGTTTTTCGCAACTGCTGCTGTTTTTGGTCAAACCAAAATAACAGGTAAAGTAGTTGATGAAACAAATCAGCCCTTACCAAGTGCAAGCGTTATGGTAAAAGGAACAACAAACGGTACTTCTACCGATTATGATGGTAATTTTACGATAACTGCAAACTCAAATTCTGGAGTAATTGTAGTTTCTTTTGTTGGTTACAACAAAAAAGAAGTATCTTTTACTTCATCAAAAACAAGTTTAGGAACAATTCAATTAACTGAAGATGCAAACACTCTTGATGAGGTTGTTATTCAAGGAGTAATTGATGTTGCTAAAGACAGAGAAACTCCTGTAGCTGTTTCAACAATTAAAGCTGCTGAGATTGAAGAAAAATTAGGATCTCAAGAATTTCCTGAAATTTTAAAATCAACTCCATCTGTATACGCAACTAAATCTGGTGGTGGTTTTGGAGATTCTAGAATTAACATTAGAGGTTTTAACCAAGAAAATGTAGCTATTTTAATAAACGGTGTACCTGTAAACGATATGGAAAACGGTAGAGTATACTGGTCTAACTGGGCTGGTTTATCTGACGTTACCTCTGCAATGCAAGTACAAAGAGGTTTAGGGTCTTCTAAATTAGCAATTTCTTCTGTTGGTGGTACGATTAACGTTATTACAAAAACTTCTCAACAAAAAGAAGGAGCTAATGTAAGTTCTAGTTTTGGTAACGATGGATACATGAAATATGTAGGTTCTTACTCTACAGGAAAATTAGACAATGGACTATCTGCATCTTTCTTATTTAGTAGAACACAAGGAGATGGATATGTAGATGGAACTAAATTTTTAGGTTACAACTATTTTATTGGTGTTGGTTATAAAATAAATGAGAAGCATTCTTTAGAATTTACTTTTACTGGAGCACCACAATGGCACCACCAAAGAAGTTATGCAGAAAAATTATCTTTATACCAACAATTTGGAACATCTAATGACCCAAATATAAAATTTAACCCAGCTTGGGGTATGTATAAAGGAGAAGAATTTTCTTTAAGAAGAAACTTTTATCACAAACCAGTAATGTCTTTAAATTACGACTGGAAAATTTCTGATAATTCTAACTTATCTACTGTTCTTTATGCTTCATGGGGACGTGGTGGTGGATCTGGACCAATTGGAGACGTAAACAACATTCGTGATTATGACTTTAGATTAAGAGATGCACAAGGAAGAGTTCGTTTTGATGATATCGCAAAATGGAATGCTGGAGGAAATGTTCCTGATTTTGGAGCAGACAGAACTAGTACTATTAATGATAGAAAAAACGGCTTAACACGTAGAGCCTCTATGAATTCTCATAACTGGTATGGTGTTATTGCTAACTTCCATAAAGATGCTAGTGATAACTTTAGCTGGGATGTTGGTGTAGATTTAAGAACTTATCAAGGTATTCACTACAGAGTTGTTTCTAATTTACTTGGCGCAACAGGTTATACAGATAATAGAGATAAAAACAACCCTAACAGAAGTATTACTTCTTTTGTAGATCCTTCTCCAAGTTTTAACCCTTGGGCAAATATCACAAACCAACAAAAAATAGAATACTACAATGACGGTAATGTTCGTTGGCTAGGTGCTTTTGGACAAGTAGAGTATAAAAACGATGATGTTTCTGCTTTCTTACAAGGAGGTATTTCTCAACAAGGTTTTCAAAGAATAGATTACTTTAACTTATTAGTAGGTAGTCAAAAATCTGGATATGAAAACTTAATGGGTGGAAACATTAAAGGAGGAATGAACTGGAATATTAATGAAGCTCATAACGTTTTTGGTAACGCGGGTTATTATTCTAAACAACCTTTCTTTGGAGCTGTTTATCCAAATTATAACAATAATAATACTAGTGTCGGTTTAACCAATGAAAAAATCTTAGGATTAGAGTTAGGGTATGGATATAGAAGCGAAAACTACAATGTAAAAGTAAATGCATATAGAACTTCTTGGAAAGATAGATTCCAAAGAACTGGTGGTTCTGCCCCTGGTAATTTTGTAGATTTCTCTGGAATTGAACAAGTTCACACAGGTTTAGAGATTGAATCTACTGGTAGATTTGGCAAATTAACTGTTGATGCAATGTTGTCTTTGGGTAATTATCAATACGTTGGTAATGTAACAGGTACAGAATATGACCAAAACAATGCTGTTGTTGGTGTTTCTGGAACTACATATTACCTTGATAAAGTTAAAGTTGGTGATGCAGCTCAAACTACTGCTCGAATTGGTTTTACATATAAAGTTTCAGATAAATTAAAGTTTGATATAAGTCAATTTTATGCAGCAAGTTTATACCCTAGTATTTCTGCTTCTTCTTTTAAAACTCAAGTAGATAACACCCAAGGTTCTTTAAAATTACCTGGTTATGCATTAGTAGATGCTGGTGTTTCTTACAAATTTAACCTAAGTGAAAAAGTAAATGCTAGATTTAGATTAAATGTAAACAACTTAATGGATACAAGATATATTTCTGATGGTTTTACTAACATCCATGCTACTGCTGGAAGTACAACTTACAAAGGTATTGATGTTAATAACAGAGTTTATTTTGGATACGGAAGAACTTGGAATGCTTCAATGAAGTTTTCTTTCTAA
- a CDS encoding lysophospholipid acyltransferase family protein: MKILSYILSPIFIFTFVLLLVIFHPLQWVGLKLFGHKGHQHVVDILNLFLVKSLLLIGVTVRLKNEHELPKDCTLVFVANHQSISDIPPIGWFFRKYKPKFVAKKELGKGVPSVSFNLRHGGAALINRKDAKQALSELVKFSKNIHKNKWGAIIFPEGTRSRNGKPKPFSTNGLKMITKYNQEGYIVPITINNSWKLFKYGKYPLGIGNPITLTTHKPIKIDSVPFETLMKETESQIISHIK, encoded by the coding sequence ATGAAAATTTTAAGCTACATATTATCGCCAATCTTTATTTTTACTTTTGTATTACTATTAGTAATCTTTCATCCTTTACAATGGGTTGGATTAAAACTATTCGGACATAAAGGGCATCAGCATGTGGTAGATATTTTAAATTTATTTCTTGTCAAGTCGTTGCTTTTAATCGGAGTTACAGTCCGTTTAAAAAACGAACACGAATTGCCAAAAGACTGTACTTTAGTCTTTGTTGCAAATCACCAAAGTATTTCTGACATTCCGCCAATTGGTTGGTTTTTCAGGAAATATAAACCAAAGTTTGTTGCCAAAAAAGAATTGGGAAAAGGAGTGCCAAGTGTGTCCTTTAATTTACGACATGGCGGTGCTGCTTTAATCAATAGAAAAGATGCAAAACAAGCATTAAGTGAATTGGTAAAATTTTCGAAAAATATTCATAAAAATAAATGGGGAGCAATCATTTTTCCTGAAGGAACAAGAAGTAGAAATGGAAAACCAAAACCCTTTTCTACCAACGGGTTAAAAATGATTACCAAATACAATCAAGAAGGGTATATTGTACCAATAACCATCAATAATTCTTGGAAACTATTTAAATATGGAAAATATCCGTTAGGAATTGGAAATCCGATAACACTTACAACACACAAACCTATAAAAATTGATTCTGTGCCTTTTGAAACGTTAATGAAAGAGACAGAATCACAAATAATTTCACACATAAAATAA
- the pgi gene encoding glucose-6-phosphate isomerase has product MALKNTNPTKTRAWQKLTSHFSDIKEIHLKEFFKNNANRISDFSFSFDNFTVDYSKNRINQETLELLIELANEVDLKEAIEKYFSGDIINTTENRAVLHTALRDNSSKEILVEKVNVKPEIKATLNQIAEFSEKVIYGKWKGFTGKSITNVVNIGIGGSDLGPNMIVEALQFYKNHLNLHFVSNVDGDHISEIIKKLHPETTLFVIVSKTFTTQETITNATTLKEWFLKSATKKDIAKHFVAVSSNIKEVVEFGISNKNIFPMWNWVGGRFSLWSAVGLSISLSVGFQNFKALLDGASEMDAHFKNTEFEQNIPVISSLISIWYNNFFGCETEAILPYSHYLKKLPEYLQQTSMESNGKSVDRNGKKIDYQTGAIIWGDVGTNMQHAFMQLLHQGTKLIPAEFIGFKESLSDLTAHHKKLMANFCAQTEALAFGKTAEEVHLDLKFNNQSKELSTLLPFKVFGGNKPSTTILIKKLTPNSLGKLIALYEHKVFVQGVVWNIFSFDQFGVELGKELVSKHLNKK; this is encoded by the coding sequence ATGGCATTAAAAAATACGAATCCAACTAAAACCAGGGCTTGGCAAAAGTTAACTTCGCATTTTTCTGATATAAAAGAGATTCATTTAAAAGAATTCTTTAAAAACAATGCGAACAGAATTTCTGATTTTTCTTTCTCTTTTGATAATTTTACTGTTGATTATTCTAAAAACAGAATCAATCAAGAAACTTTAGAATTATTAATTGAATTGGCAAATGAAGTTGATTTAAAAGAGGCAATAGAAAAATATTTTTCAGGTGACATTATAAACACAACCGAAAACAGAGCTGTTCTACATACAGCATTGAGAGATAATTCATCTAAAGAAATTCTCGTTGAAAAAGTAAATGTAAAGCCAGAAATTAAAGCGACTTTAAATCAAATTGCAGAATTTTCAGAAAAAGTGATTTATGGTAAATGGAAAGGTTTTACTGGAAAATCAATTACTAATGTTGTAAACATCGGAATTGGCGGTTCAGATTTAGGTCCAAATATGATTGTAGAAGCTTTACAATTTTACAAAAATCATCTGAACCTGCATTTTGTCTCTAATGTTGATGGCGATCATATTTCTGAAATCATTAAAAAACTACATCCAGAAACTACCTTATTTGTTATTGTTTCTAAAACATTTACCACACAAGAAACCATTACAAATGCAACTACACTAAAAGAATGGTTTTTGAAATCGGCTACAAAAAAAGATATTGCAAAGCATTTTGTAGCGGTTTCATCAAACATAAAAGAGGTCGTTGAATTCGGAATTTCTAACAAAAATATTTTTCCTATGTGGAATTGGGTTGGAGGTCGATTTTCTTTGTGGAGCGCTGTCGGATTATCAATAAGTTTATCTGTAGGGTTTCAAAATTTTAAAGCGTTACTTGATGGAGCATCAGAAATGGATGCACATTTTAAAAATACTGAATTCGAACAAAATATTCCTGTTATCTCTTCTTTAATTAGTATTTGGTACAACAATTTCTTTGGATGCGAAACAGAAGCAATTTTACCGTATTCTCATTATTTGAAAAAACTCCCTGAATACTTGCAGCAAACAAGTATGGAAAGTAATGGAAAAAGTGTTGATAGAAATGGAAAAAAAATAGACTATCAAACTGGCGCAATTATTTGGGGCGATGTTGGTACAAACATGCAACATGCTTTTATGCAATTATTACACCAAGGAACAAAATTAATTCCGGCGGAATTTATCGGATTTAAAGAATCTTTATCGGATTTAACAGCGCATCATAAAAAATTAATGGCAAACTTTTGTGCACAAACAGAAGCGTTGGCTTTCGGAAAAACGGCAGAAGAAGTTCATTTAGATTTAAAATTTAATAATCAAAGCAAAGAGTTATCAACATTACTTCCGTTTAAGGTCTTTGGCGGCAACAAACCTAGCACTACTATTTTAATTAAAAAACTAACTCCAAATTCTTTAGGTAAATTGATTGCTTTATACGAGCATAAAGTTTTTGTACAAGGCGTTGTTTGGAACATCTTTAGCTTTGATCAATTCGGAGTAGAATTAGGGAAAGAATTAGTCAGCAAACACCTAAATAAGAAGTAA